In Rhododendron vialii isolate Sample 1 chromosome 9a, ASM3025357v1, the following are encoded in one genomic region:
- the LOC131302119 gene encoding PR5-like receptor kinase, producing the protein MPNGSLDKFIHDGSSLTYLQLSWEELHRIVVGIARGLEYLHRGCNTRILHFDIKPHNILLNEDFCPKISDFGLAKLCPQKESIISLTGARGTVGYIAPEVFSRHFGGVSHKSDVYSYGMMVLEMIGVRKNISVEVDHSSEIYFPHWLYKRLELDEELGLHGNMDDEANASARKMIIVGLWCIQTDPSHRPSMSRVVEMLEGSPESLQIPPKPFLSSPSRSPVEYSSFTQMSLTL; encoded by the coding sequence ATGCCTAACGGATCTCTTGACAAATTCATACATGATGGTAGTTCCTTGACATATCTCCAGTTGAGTTGGGAAGAATTACACCGAATTGTGGTTGGTATTGCCCGAGGGTTGGAGTATTTACACCGTGGTTGCAACACACGAATTTTGCATTTTGACATAAAGCCTCATAATATTCTTCTAAATGAGGACTTTTGCCCAAAGATATCTGACTTTGGCCTTGCTAAACTATGCCCACAAAAAGAGAGTATCATATCATTGACAGGTGCTAGAGGAACAGTGGGTTACATTGCCCCCGAAGTATTTAGTAggcattttggtggggtttcgCACAAGTCTGATGTGTATAGTTATGGAATGATGGTTCTAGAAATGATTGGAGTAAGAAAGAACATTAGTGTCGAGGTTGATCATTCGAGCGAAATATACTTTCCACATTGGCTATACAAGCGTCTTGAGCTAGATGAAGAACTCGGACTGCATGGAAATATGGATGATGAGGCCAATGCAAGTGCAAGGAAGATGATAATCGTTGGCCTGTGGTGCATACAAACTGATCCTTCACACAGACCATCAATGAGTCGGGTGGTGGAGATGTTAGAAGGGAGCCCGGAGTCTTTGCAAATCCCACCTAAGCCTTTCTTGTCTTCTCCTTCAAGATCACCTGTGGAATATTCTTCCTTTACACAAATGTCATTGACATTGTGA